From Carassius gibelio isolate Cgi1373 ecotype wild population from Czech Republic chromosome B21, carGib1.2-hapl.c, whole genome shotgun sequence, the proteins below share one genomic window:
- the setx gene encoding probable helicase senataxin isoform X1 translates to MEKCLWCTTSLEAEGDAAIVAMLRRYSSGRLSEREMDSLNEDLGCCLECVVEYHRARDKVPHLHKRLWEMEKARLVRLLGTILDKELEEDDIFIIEDDRVEPVTKILPAEFHDRLRSPLFEVLKYPYLLCYRDLCDLVVKALSKLQDMKQSLTVFEKYQGIYLFLVHPNEQVRRWAIDTAKTMKSVDRDSYYDLQEIFSCMFNVIEPGISLDFPDVDQESYSRGTIKTLPSHLYDSQNKKNCWLGICMLLTQLSAEAMDSLFMGQFNIPLCILRTMDGLKNEDNPASDPFWPALHCFMVILDRLGSKIWGQVDPNTAFQTITGAASYVAEIRNIRQKTMGSMFKVEPEYDDNMVTCSQMVYNCYASEKPNHASGLSSNSGVSSNYMIYEDMQSLVTVLDSEMGQSMRVYGSTFLWFIPFVRSIMELSELNASYISEVIHYLCDKIRENRHMLTGQTIVYDKVSELFTRILIQIVELHSTEGRMGILSRCAHKWVGEIVLCIIQSDETHGPPDRMGGIHGVSSTSYNLGIVRKLPASGGGIGAIISDCVTLIRRLLKDGKRRSVPSAAHFLSLLNNQLRGVTNKRWDLTRSESDELQKCLLRVVRSMPERSTSSPSVVPPPCGPSVEATTNTVISRNSVATLNQQPYEHQEAGPSRAGDESSFIKKESIWNYKNWDLDEDFCSGLEVIIKAKKETLDPVSISQLSPVVQLERVKPDINQSLKSAKEACGFGAAEDEEDDDEPLDIKLVRLTKSIHNVESGDSGDNNNAVEKMGNRFMSASKENVESSTIVISDDDSDNDERPNDILRSPKVCVLSESPGRDYDDLSESQVFEFETQQYVASAWDDSGFDASDLTKKPKSDQLLKPQVDETPREASPSSSETELIPDEDIERACQQAEDKIREQQQPQEPVDSFATSLSKASSTAESWDKFAKPKPVKSTKTTPSEKKQPKKPLIIDALAQKSRRHSWKRSSTSQDVEEPSSSTTLCSPSSSSCSSVSSPYFSAPSSSNTPKVVPPKKVRKVAEPESTAERLGLKKKERKAFDLSQRSLDGVAKLRCHGQKVQVEPQQKKRRVNRANKSSPQNHIVKSNKKLLGSQDIQFFRLSREKQANQRPATGVITTLAPKPADINQPGEMHLPKPTVASSEAGDIFPCPQPDSSFQRDNENAASGTNSAGDGAGNNKCVEPEYFQASETADAYMENEKPAQEDDEEWMFLTQMEPTDMELCSQMEQFEEENGEELFLTQRDPIDMDIDTDSESDAPGPTLTPKPIQTPIGGNDDHLFVKPGMSPISQKKAKPSTTKIYTPSSRSASLVLEMEKEAKPPPAANVAKAKIPRLPPAVPPPKTFQPLHPPQLPMQLPSRHAPYAPELATSSKRSSNSEPPSYKVYQRPEAPVYNPGPTVDQSQTFDLSILTQAILKWEYRMLDNYKSFGSPHDLCQLPLQKVPVQFSSYLEYFNTLYPLLLINAFEEMASEWLKEGRVKLNLTFQGIEYSNRTASASFTANISQETDMKQLYPKEDDLVLLWLPDNTGSYAHDEPNFHETHPHFGYVSRSNVSNRSSGSRPILNLTIQTRSNISSGNSQPVLCEVIGSLISIFREFRALCLLRNGPMLRPLLAPHASFFMHTVDSPPDLDLPEFNRDQARAIACGLAMVKRTEKTPKFLLIHGPPGTGKSKTIGGLLYKLLSSGINSAAPSGNIHAKSRRTRVLLCAPSNAAIDSLMKKVILIFKEKCRNINAPQGNCGDINLVRLGSERTISKSLKPFSLDHQTKARAQRAQQTAEADIHKRKEQLEQIIENLSQRCAKANKDSFEFKTLMEEKMQRLKEREGLGRQIKECRMRRQESQAVVLQNAHVICCTLSTSGSIVLENAFRRLGHEPFSCVIIDEASQSKESETLIPMLYRSPAVILVGDPNQLPPTVVSQKAKEFGFDQSLMARLCKSLYMSNPQLSPIVLLGVQYRMHPDICEFPSKYIYNSALKDDWQGQCRQYDQEQTTMTKSELRLLRSLRGPCVCETAQKRCSLSWPFKPYKVFDVTDGIEKKERDSFSNHKEVKLVLLLLKLLGEKQSVRVGVITPYNAQKQRILEAIRGSGIDNKHLQVEVNTVDGFQGREMDCIIVSCVRASSETGSIGFVGNRQRMNVTITRAKFSLFILGHLRTLREQSDWGALIEDASIRKTIIKTMQKQFERDVRQILKPEREPPTRSLSYPPIGIPSAVTSPVTYAPVETDPAPAPHLQHDTSSAPMPRLIPLECPNNPRMSDRPTDPRFAERRPIREQGPDRDGRGLPESRRSTNRANSYEADSRSTGQSSRYSSRHSSSSPSRRHRR, encoded by the exons ATGGAGAAGTGTCTGTGGTGCACCACCTCCCTGGAGGCGGAGGGTGATGCAGCGATAGTCGCCATGCTGCGTCGCTACAGCTCAGGACGTCTGtctgagagagagatggactcTCTGAACGAAGACCTCGGCTGCTGTCTGGAGTGTGTGGTGGAGTACCATCGAGCCAGAGACAAGGTCCCTCATCTGCACAAG CGTTTGTGGGAAATGGAGAAGGCTCGACTCGTGCGTTTGTTGGGAACCATCCTGGACAAGGAGCTGGAGGAGGACGATATCTTTATTATCGAAGATGATCGCGTGGAGCCGGTGACGAAGATCTTGCCTGCAGAATTTCACGACCGTCTCCGTTCTCCTCTGTTTGAAGTTCTGAAGTATCCGTACTTACTTTGCTACCGTGATCTGT GTGATTTGGTGGTAAAGGCCTTGAGTAAGTTGCAGGATATGAAGCAGTCTTTGACTGTGTTTGAGAAGTATCAAGGAATATATCTGTTTCTCGTTCATCCCAACGAGCAG GTGCGCCGCTGGGCAATCGATACAGCAAAGACCATGAAGAGTGTGGATAGGGACTCCTACTATGACCTTCAAGAGATTTTCTCCTGCATGTTTAATGTCATCGAACCTGGAATATCTTTGGACTTTCCAGATGTGGATCAAGAGTCTTATTCAAGGGGCACCATAAAAACGCTCCCCTCTCACCTCTATGACTCGCAAAACAAGAAGAACTGCTGGCTAG GTATCTGTATGTTACTAACGCAGCTCAGTGCGGAGGCAATGGACTCTCTGTTCATGGGACAGTTTAACATCCCGCTTTGCATACTCCGCACAATGGATGGGTTGAAAAATG AGGATAACCCAGCTTCTGACCCATTCTGGCCAGCCCTCCACTGTTTTATGGTAATTCTGGACCGACTTGGTTCTAAGATCTGGGGTCAGGTTGACCCTAATACAGCATTCCAGACAATCACCGGAGCTGCCAGCTATGTTGCGGAAATTAGAAACATCCGGCAAAAGACCATGGG CAGTATGTTTAAAGTGGAACCTGAATATGATGACAATATGGTGACCTGCAGTCAGATGGTGTACAACTGTTATGCCTCAGAAAAACCAAACCAT GCATCTGGTTTGTCGTCCAACAGTGGGGTTTCAAGCAACTATATGATCTATGAGGATATGCAGTCCCTGGTCACAGTGCTTGATTCTGAAATGGGCCAGAGCATGCGTGTATACGGAAGCACTTTTCTGTGGTTCATTCCATTTGTTCGTTCCATAATGGAACTTTCAGAGCTCAATGCTTCCTATATTAGTGAAGTCATCCACTATCTTTGTGATAAGATACGAGAAAATCGGCACATGCTAACCGGACAGACGATTGTGTACGATAAAGTGTCCGAGTTATTCACTCGTATCCTTATTCAAATTGTTGAGCTACACTCTACTGAAGGACGGATGGGTATACTTTCTCGCTGTGCCCACAAGTGGGTTGGGGAGATTGTCTTGTGCATCATCCAATCAGATGAAACACATGGACCACCAGACAGGATGGGTGGGATTCACGGAGTCAGTTCAACCTCATACAACCTTGGGATAGTTCGAAAACTGCCTGCATCTGGAGGAGGCATTGGTGCTATAATTTCTGACTGCGTGACACTGATTCGACGGCTACTGAAAGACGGGAAAAGGAGATCTGTCCCAAGCGCGGCCCACTTTTTGAGTTTGCTGAACAATCAGTTGCGTGGAGTTACAAACAAACGATGGGATTTAACACGTTCTGAATCTGATGAGCTTCAGAAGTGTTTGTTAAGAGTTGTCCGGTCAATGCCAGAAAGATCTACTTCTTCACCTTCTGTTGTTCCACCACCATGTGGACCATCAGTGGAGGCAACTACAAACACTGTTATTTCCAGAAATTCTGTGGCAACCCTAAATCAGCAACCATATGAGCACCAAGAGGCAGGTCCAAGCAGAGCAGGAGATGAATCTAGTTTTATCAAAAAGGAGTCAATTTGGAATTATAAAAATTGGGACTTGGATGAGGATTTCTGCAGCGGTCTTGAGGTTATCATAAAGGCTAAGAAGGAAACCCTTGACCCAGTGTCAATTTCACAACTGAGTCCAGTTGTTCAGTTGGAACGCGTTAAACCAGATATAAACCAGTCCTTAAAATCAGCTAAAGAGGCATGTGGTTTTGGAGCtgctgaggatgaggaggatgacgATGAACCCCTTGATATCAAATTGGTTCGTCTGACAAAATCAATCCACAATGTTGAATCTGGCGACTCCGGAGATAACAATAATGCTGTTGAAAAAATGGGTAACAGGTTCATGAGTGCTTCAAAGGAAAATGTGGAGTCTAGTACCATTGTTATCTCTGATGATGATTCTGATAATGATGAAAGGCCAAATGACATCCTGAGGTCTCCAAAAGTTTGTGTCCTGTCTGAGAGCCCCGGTCGTGATTATGATGATCTCAGTGAATCACAGGTCTTTGAGTTTGAGACCCAGCAATATGTGGCATCTGCCTGGGATGATTCTGGTTTTGATGCATCAGACTTGACGAAGAAGCCCAAATCAGACCAACTACTCAAACCACAGGTGGATGAAACTCCTCGTGAAGCATCTCCATCAAGTTCAGAGACCGAACTTATTCCAGATGAAGACATTGAGAGGGCTTGTCAGCAAGCAGAAGATAAGATCAGAGAACAGCAGCAGCCACAAGAGCCAGTGGATTCATTTGCAACTTCACTGTCCAAAGCATCCAGTACTGCAGAGAGCTGGGATAAATTTGCCAAACCAAAACCGGTTAAAAGCACAAAAACAACTCCTTCTGAAAAGAAACAGCCTAAAAAGCCATTGATAATTGATGCCCTTGCTCAAAAAAGCAGACGCCACTCCTGGAAACGCAGCTCAACATCTCAGGATGTAGAGGAACCATCCTCTTCAACTACTCTATGCTCACCTTCCTCTTCATCCTGCAGCTCTGTTTCCTCTCCTTATTTTTCTGCCCCCAGTTCAAGTAATACCCCTAAGGTTGTTCCCCCAAAGAAGGTGCGTAAGGTTGCTGAGCCAGAATCCACAGCAGAGCGTTTGGGATTAAAAAAGAAGGAGAGGAAAGCATTTGATCTTTCTCAACGCTCGCTTGATGGTGTTGCTAAACTGAGGTGCCATGGTCAGAAAGTGCAGGTAGAACCACAACAGAAGAAAAGGCGAGTGAATCGAGCCAATAAGTCTTCTCCACAGAATCATATCGTAAAAAGCAACAAGAAACTTCTGGGATCACAAGATATTCAGTTTTTCAGGCTAAGTCGTGAGAAGCAGGCAAATCAGAGGCCAGCAACAGGAGTCATCACAACATTAGCTCCCAAACCAGCAGATATCAATCAGCCAGGTGAAATGCACTTACCGAAACCTACAGTTGCAAGCAGTGAGGCTGGTGATATCTTTCCTTGTCCTCAGCCAGATTCCAGCTTTCAGCGGGATAATGAAAATGCTGCATCAGGAACCAATTCTGCAGGAGATGGGGCTGGAAATAATAAGTGTGTAGAACCTGAGTACTTCCAAGCCAGTGAGACTGCTGATGCCTACATGGAAAACGAAAAACCTGCTCAGGAGGATGATGAAGAATGGATGTTCCTCACTCAGATGGAACCCACCGACATGGAACTGTGCTCTCAAATGGAGCAGTTTGAGGAAGAAAATGGTGAAGAACTCTTTCTTACCCAGAGAGACCCTATAGACATGGACATTGATACAGACAGTGAGTCAGATGCCCCAGGGCCAACCTTGACCCCTAAACCTATTCAGACTCCTATTGGTGGAAATGATGATCATTTGTTTGTGAAGCCTGGCATGTCACCTATATCTCAGAAAAAGGCCAAACCTTCTACCACAAAAATATACACCCCCAGCTCCCGCAGTGCCTCGCTTGTCCTTGAAATGGAAAAAGAAGCCAAGCCTCCTCCTGCTGCGAATGTTGCTAAAGCGAAGATTCCCCGACTGCCCCCAGCAGTGCCACCTCCGAAAACATTTCAACCACTCCATCCTCCACAACTCCCAATGCAACTTCCTTCACGACACGCTCCATATGCTCCTGAGTTGGCCACTAGTTCTAAAAGAAGCTCCAACTCAGAGCCACCATCTTACAAGGTATACCAAAGACCCGAGGCTCCAGTTTACAATCCAGGACCCACAGTGGATCAAAGCCAGACGTTTGACCTTTCAATCTTGACCCAAGCAATCCTTAAATGGGAATATAGGATGCTTGACAATTACAAATCATTTGGGAGTCCACACGATCTGTGCCAACTACCGCTGCAGAAAGTGCCAGTTCAGTTTTCTAGCTACTTGGAGTACTTCAACACCTTGTACCCCCTGCTGCTAATTAATGCATTTGAAGAG ATGGCGAGTGAATGGCTCAAAGAGGGCAGAGTCAAGCTTAACCTAACATTTCAGGGAATAGAATACAGCAATCGCACAGCTAGTGCCAGCTTCACAG caaacATTTCTCAGGAAACTGATATGAAACAACTGTACCCAAAAGAAGATGACCTGGTGCTACTTTGGTTGCCTGACAACACTGGGTCATATGCCCATGATGAACCAAATTTCCATGAAACGCATCCTCATTTTGGTTATGTGTCTCGGTCCAATGTGTCCAACAGAAGTTCAG GTTCCAGGCCAATTCTCAACTTGACGATTCAGACACGTAGTAATATATCTTCAGGGAATTCCCAACCTGTGCTCTGTGAAGTTATCGGATCATTGATCAGCATATTCCGGGAGTTCCGTGCACTGTGTTTGCTGCGGAATGGACCAATGTTGCGACCTCTACTTGCTCCACATGCATCTTTTTTCATGCACACTGTGGACAGCCCACCGGACCTGGATTTACCA GAGTTCAACAGGGACCAAGCAAGAGCAATAGCTTGTGGTCTTGCCATGGTAAAGAGAACAGAGAAGACCCCAAAATTTCTCCTTATTCATGGTCCTCCAGGAACCGGGAAGAGTAAAACAATTGGTGGCCTGTTGTACAAACTACTATCTTCG GGTATTAACAGTGCTGCTCCTTCGGGGAACATTCATGCCAAGTCTCGACGGACACGAGTTCTTCTCTGTGCTCCCTCTAATGCTGCCATTGACAGTCTGATGAAGAAggtcattttgatatttaaagaGAAATGCCGAAACATCAACGCACCTCAAG GTAACTGCGGGGATATAAACCTGGTACGATTGGGAAGTGAAAGAACCATCTCGAAGTCATTAAAACCTTTCAGCCTCGACCACCAGACTAAAGCTAGAGCAC AGCGAGCTCAGCAAACTGCAGAAGCTGACATACACAAACGCAAGGAGCAACTGGAACAAATCATTGAAAATCTCTCCCAGCGATGTGCAAAAGCCAATAAGGATTCTTTCGAG TTCAAGACGTTGATGGAGGAGAAGATGCAGCgcctgaaagagagagaaggactgGGTCGGCAGATTAAAGAG TGTCGCATGAGGCGACAGGAGAGTCAAGCTGTTGTGCTGCAAAACGCTCATGTGATCTGCTGCACGCTCAGCACCAGTGGAAGTATTGTCCTCGAGAATGCCTTCCGTCGCCTCGGACATGAACCATTCAGCTGCGTCATCATTGATGAG GCTAGTCAGTCTAAAGAATCTGAGACTCTGATCCCCATGCTGTACCGAAGTCCTGCTGTAATCCTCGTCGGTGATCCCAACCAGCTTCCACCAACAGTTGTCTCTCAG AAAGCGAAGGAGTTTGGCTTCGACCAGTCTCTTATGGCAAGGTTATGCAAAAGTCTTTATATGTCAAACCCGCAACTCTCTCCAATCGTCCTGCTCGGCGTGCAGTACCGCATGCACCCGGACATCTGCGAATTCCCCTCCAAGTACATCTACAACAGCGCTCTCAAGGACGACTG GCAGGGGCAGTGCAGGCAGTATGATCAGGAGCAGACGACTATGACTAAGTCTGAATTGAGACTCCTCCGGTCACTGAGAGGACCGTGCGTGTG TGAGACGGCTCAGAAGCGCTGTTCCCTCAGCTGGCCCTTCAAGCCCTACAAAGTGTTCGACGTGACGGATGGGATAGAGAAGAAGGAGAGAGA TTCATTTTCCAATCACAAAGAAGTCAAGCTGGTCTTGCTGCTGTTGAAGCTGCTGGGTGAGAAGCAGTCAGTGCGAGTGGGCGTCATCACACCCTACAACGCCCAGAAACAACGCATACTGGAAGCCATCAGGGGTTCAGGCATCGACAACAAGCATCTTCA GGTTGAAGTCAATACAGTGGATGGCTTTCAGGGCAGAGAAATGGACTGCATCATTGTGTCTTGTGTGAGAGCCAGCAGTGAAACAGGCTCCATTGG GTTTGTTGGAAATCGGCAGAGAATGAATGTAACCATCACCAGAGCCAAATTTAGTCTCTTTATTCTGGGACATTTACGCACACTCAGG GAACAAAGTGATTGGGGAGCATTGATTGAGGACGCTAGTATACGTAAAACGATCATCAAAACTATGCAAAAACAATTTGAAAGAGATGTCAGGCAGATTCTTAAACCAGAACGAGAGCCGCCGACCCGCAGTCTCTCTTATCCCCCAATTGGGATACCGAGCGCTGTGACCTCACCTGTGACATATGCACCTGTGGAAACAGACCCCGCCCCTGCGCCCCACCTTCAACATGATACGAGCAGTGCGCCAATGCCACGGCTAATACCCTTGGAATGCCCTAATAACCCACGGATGAGCGACAGGCCCACAGACCCACGTTTTGCAGAGCGCCGGCCAATCAGAGAACAGGGACCGGACAGAGATGGGCGGGGCTTACCAGAGTCCCGCCGTTCAACAAACAGGGCTAATTCGTATGAAGCCGACTCTAGAAGTACAGGCCAATCTTCCAGATACTCTTCAAGACACAGCAGCTCTTCACCATCAAGACGACACAGGAGATAA